The following coding sequences are from one Saccharomyces cerevisiae S288C chromosome X, complete sequence window:
- the NNF1 gene encoding MIND complex subunit NNF1 (Essential component of the outer kinetochore MIND complex; joins kinetochore subunits contacting DNA to those contacting microtubules; required for kinetochore bi-orientation and accurate chromosome segregation; complex consists of Mtw1p, Nnf1p, Nsl1p and Dsn1p; homologous to metazoan CENP-H proteins), with the protein MVNSHGIRYIRLKQVFNRALDQSISKLQSWDKVSSCFPQYVNSKQGAINVANCQRQLTEFWTELCQREFKEIMEERNVEQKLNELDELILEAKERYTDRDQDEVNKGPAIDELSSKELVECHLYSQRMHAIHEIDERLAKVNEMNDQLAQELKDLETQVEVEKNEIGKMYDEYLGSHTDQPANVLLVQSLNDMVLELKENY; encoded by the coding sequence ATGGTTAACTCACATGGAATACGGTATATTCGGTTGAAGCAGGTCTTTAATCGTGCATTGGACCAATCGATTTCGAAATTACAGAGTTGGGACAAGGTCAGTTCATGCTTCCCGCAATATGTGAATAGCAAGCAGGGCGCTATAAACGTCGCCAATTGTCAGCGCCAATTAACGGAATTCTGGACGGAGCTTTGTCAACGAGagtttaaagaaattatgGAAGAACGAAACGTCGAGCAGAAACTAAATGAGTTGGACGAACTGATTTTGGAGGCTAAAGAACGTTACACGGATCGTGATCAAGATGAAGTAAACAAAGGGCCCGCGATCGATGAGCTCTCCAGCAAAGAGCTTGTGGAATGCCATTTATACAGCCAACGGATGCATGCCATACACGAGATAGACGAGCGGCTTGCGAAAGTGAATGAGATGAACGACCAGTTAGCCCAGGAGTTGAAAGACTTAGAGACGCAAGTAGAGGTAGAGAAAAACGAAATTGGCAAGATGTACGATGAGTACCTGGGCTCCCACACGGACCAACCGGCCAACGTGCTGCTGGTACAGAGCCTCAATGATATGGTCTTGGAATTGAAGGAAAACTATTGA
- a CDS encoding uncharacterized protein (hypothetical protein; SWAT-GFP and mCherry fusion proteins localize to the endoplasmic reticulum; identified based on homology to Ashbya gossypii) translates to MVQLRRTITTNKVFQAITSTNDKVAHFVVFMWESWLFVKMFAEDIVTFRKLQANKYVLGVLICSLCASVTSEFAQSVVSRGQRVFDVKDIICNFWGSLLGVGIAFYQDR, encoded by the exons ATGGTACAGCTGAGAAGAAc CATCACTACCAACAAAGTGTTTCAAGCGATCACGTCGACTAACGACAAAGTTGCTCACTTTGTCGTGTTCATGTGGGAGTCGTGGCTGTTTGTAAAGATGTTTGCTGAGGACATCGTGACTTTCCGCAAGCTACAGGCCAACAAGTACGTGTTAGGGGTGCTGATCTGTTCATTATGCGCAAGTGTAACGAGTGAATTCGCCCAAAGCGTGGTTTCGCGGGGACAAAGGGTGTTCGATGTGAAGGATATTATTTGTAATTTCTGGGGCAGTCTGCTTGGTGTGGGCATTGCCTTCTACCAGGACCGATAA
- the RSM7 gene encoding mitochondrial 37S ribosomal protein uS7m RSM7 (Mitochondrial ribosomal protein of the small subunit; has similarity to E. coli S7 ribosomal protein), with amino-acid sequence MLHCARRYMLVRPRLLWQSGTCVARFQSSVRTPASEPSAEKGVDEWLEAINELREEFSAKEYLPETSLAPPGQSKVDLLQGSQAGSKIKPTAEQLAQWEALKSVPIPPRKNATLDHITNMIMRHGKKEKAQTILSRALYLVYCQTRQDPIQALEKSLDELAPLMMTKTFNTGVAKASVIPVPLNKRQRNRIAWNWIVQSANQRVSSDFAVRLGEELTAIAKGTSSAFEKRDQIHKTAIAHRAYIQLK; translated from the coding sequence ATGCTGCATTGTGCGAGGAGGTATATGTTAGTCAGGCCACGTCTCCTGTGGCAAAGTGGGACATGTGTTGCTCGTTTCCAGTCGTCAGTACGAACACCAGCTAGCGAACCATCGGCAGAGAAAGGGGTCGACGAGTGGCTTGAAGCGATCAACGAGCTAAGGGAAGAGTTCTCTGCAAAAGAATACCTGCCAGAGACCTCGCTGGCTCCACCGGGCCAGTCCAAAGTAGACCTCTTACAGGGTTCACAGGCGGGCTCCAAGATAAAGCCAACTGCAGAGCAGTTGGCACAATGGGAGGCACTGAAGTCCGTGCCCATTCCTCCACGCAAGAACGCAACGCTGGATCACATCACAAACATGATCATGCGCCACGGTAAGAAGGAAAAGGCACAAACCATTCTGTCCAGGGCCTTATATCTGGTGTACTGCCAGACCCGGCAGGACCCCATCCAGGCTTTGGAAAAGTCACTCGACGAACTAGCTCCGCTGATGATGACCAAGACATTCAACACAGGCGTGGCCAAGGCTTCTGTCATTCCTGTGCCTCTGAACAAGAGGCAAAGAAATAGGATCGCGTGGAACTGGATCGTACAAAGCGCAAACCAAAGAGTGTCGAGCGACTTCGCCGTGCGTTTGGGAGAAGAACTCACTGCCATTGCCAAAGGCACTTCGTCTGCCTTTGAAAAGAGGGACCAGATTCACAAGACAGCCATTGCTCACAGAGCATATATTCAATTAAAGTAA
- a CDS encoding uncharacterized protein (hypothetical protein; YJR115W has a paralog, ECM13, that arose from the whole genome duplication), which produces MFTNTRTILIYNSKVMNTHTHTHTHTHTHIYIYTGDQVSVRGRLLSLKFFKVLKLFFPSPTSLATSHPPLSSMSPYMTIPQQYLYISKIRSKLSQCALTRHHHRELDLRKMVGHANMLDRILDEIDEIDSEVVLCDAADGSSTAEAHSASPASSDSSPLTNNIRPISIM; this is translated from the coding sequence ATGTTCACAAATACACGTAcaatattaatatacaATAGTAAGGTGATGaacacacacacacacacacacacacacacacacacacacatatatatatatacaggAGATCAAGTTAGTGTGAGGGGACGACTACTGAGTTTGAAGTTCTTTAAAGTGTTAAAGTTATTTTTCCCCTCTCCCACCTCGTTGGCAACCTCTCACCCACCGCTTAGCAGCATGTCTCCGTACATGACCATACCTCAGCAATACTTATACATAAGCAAGATACGTTCCAAGCTGTCTCAGTGCGCCCTTACTCGACACCACCACAGAGAACTTGATCTACGAAAAATGGTGGGCCACGCCAATATGCTGGACAGGATCCTCGACGAAATAGACGAAATCGACAGCGAGGTAGTACTGTGTGACGCTGCCGATGGTTCTTCTACTGCAGAAGCTCATTCCGCTTCCCCAGCATCCAGCGACTCTTCTCCTCTCACTAATAACATCCGGCCCATTAGCATTATGTGA
- the TDA4 gene encoding Tda4p (Protein distantly similar to ceramide synthases, Lag1p and Lac1p; null mutant is sensitive to expression of the top1-T722A allele; mutation confers sensitivity to copper): protein MNANSTTTAIGLTSPFEKLSFFPHSSNLILAHLHEIIFSFVFYQLAFSVVAPFLNKVVFRKHYTTIRDPLLKIDFNVHTVSMIQAVVSNTVLLPTLTTPMHYNVVTYTDSYSSMVSSLSAGYFIWDLTMCVRYFKLYGLEFTGHAIGSVYVMLLSLRPFCQPWIGRFLIYEASTPFVNINWFIMQCNAKSKNSIPLWFNVVNGLLLMTVFFVVRICWGSIASALLFRQMWKVRDELPKFSAVTMMSLNIFMNLLNVLWFKKMIRIAKKLAKPAPTSKLD, encoded by the coding sequence ATGAACGCCAACTCTACCACGACAGCAATCGGCCTCACCAGCCCCTTCGAAAAGCTGTCCTTCTTCCCTCATTCGTCTAATTTAATACTGGCTCATTTGCATGAGATCATCTTCAGCTTCGTCTTCTACCAGCTCGCATTCTCCGTTGTCGCACCGTTCTTGAATAAAGTGGTCTTTCGCAAGCACTACACCACGATCCGTGACCCACTGCTGAAAATTGATTTCAATGTCCACACCGTCTCGATGATCCAGGCTGTCGTCTCGAACACCGTCCTGTTGCCCACCCTCACGACGCCAATGCATTATAATGTTGTCACCTACACAGATTCGTACAGTTCAATGGTATCTTCCCTCAGCGCAGGGTACTTTATCTGGGACTTGACTATGTGCGTGCGTTACTTCAAGCTTTATGGTCTCGAGTTCACGGGCCACGCCATTGGCTCCGTATATGTGATGCTGTTGTCCTTAAGACCGTTCTGCCAACCCTGGATCGGCAGGTTCCTTATCTACGAGGCCTCCACTCCCTTTGTGAACATCAATTGGTTCATCATGCAATGTAACGCCAAGAGCAAGAACTCTATCCCTCTGTGGTTTAATGTCGTCAATGGCCTTTTGCTCATGACTGTGTTTTTCGTCGTCAGGATTTGCTGGGGCTCCATCGCATCCGCTCTCTTATTCAGGCAGATGTGGAAGGTAAGAGACGAGTTACCCAAGTTTTCTGCTGTCACGATGATGTCGCTGAACATTTTCATGAACCTTTTGAACGTGCTTTGGTTCAAGAAGATGATTAGAATCGCCAAGAAACTTGCAAAACCAGCCCCAACGTCGAAGCTAGACTAA
- the STE24 gene encoding zinc metalloprotease (Highly conserved zinc metalloprotease; component of the ER quality control mechanism that removes faulty proteins clogging translocation channels; inhibits SRP-independent translocation into the ER; has two roles in a-factor maturation, C-terminal CAAX proteolysis and the first step of N-terminal proteolytic processing; cleaves isoprenylated and non-prenylated oligopeptides; human homolog ZMPSTE24 implicated in mandibuloacral dysplasia (MAD), and complements the null mutant), whose translation MFDLKTILDHPNIPWKLIISGFSIAQFSFESYLTYRQYQKLSETKLPPVLEDEIDDETFHKSRNYSRAKAKFSIFGDVYNLAQKLVFIKYDLFPKIWHMAVSLLNAVLPVRFHMVSTVAQSLCFLGLLSSLSTLVDLPLSYYSHFVLEEKFGFNKLTVQLWITDMIKSLTLAYAIGGPILYLFLKIFDKFPTDFLWYIMVFLFVVQILAMTIIPVFIMPMFNKFTPLEDGELKKSIESLADRVGFPLDKIFVIDGSKRSSHSNAYFTGLPFTSKRIVLFDTLVNSNSTDEITAVLAHEIGHWQKNHIVNMVIFSQLHTFLIFSLFTSIYRNTSFYNTFGFFLEKSTGSFVDPVITKEFPIIIGFMLFNDLLTPLECAMQFVMSLISRTHEYQADAYAKKLGYKQNLCRALIDLQIKNLSTMNVDPLYSSYHYSHPTLAERLTALDYVSEKKKN comes from the coding sequence ATGTTTGATCTTAAGACGATTCTCGACCATCCTAATATCCCGTGGAAATTAATCATTTCTGGGTTCTCGATTGCccaattttctttcgaaTCTTACTTGACGTACAGACAGTACCAGAAGCTATCTGAAACAAAGTTGCCACCTGTGCTGGAAGAcgaaattgatgatgaaactTTTCATAAATCAAGGAACTACTCCCGGGCCAAGGCCAAGTTCTCCATTTTCGGTGACGTCTATAACCTAGCCCAAAAGCTAGTTTTCATCAAATACGACCTCTTCCCTAAAATCTGGCACATGGCCGTTTCTTTATTGAATGCAGTCCTGCCAGTCAGATTTCATATGGTCTCCACTGTCGCACAGAGTTTATGCTTCTTGGGTCTCTTATCCAGTTTGTCTACCTTGGTTGATTTGCCACTCTCTTACTATAGCCATTTTGTCctggaagaaaaatttggtttCAATAAATTGACCGTCCAACTATGGATCACCGATATGATCAAGAGTCTGACTTTGGCGTATGCTATTGGTGGCCCAATCCTTTACCTGTTCCTTAAGATCTTTGATAAATTCCCTACTGATTTCCTTTGGTACATTATGGTCTTCTTGTTCGTTGTCCAAATCTTAGCCATGACAATCATTCCAGTCTTCATCATGCCCATGTTTAATAAGTTCACTCCATTGGAGGACGGtgaactgaaaaaatctaTTGAAAGTTTGGCCGATAGAGTTGGGTTCCCTCTAGATAAGATTTTTGTCATTGACGGCTCAAAAAGATCTTCTCATTCAAACGCATATTTCACAGGTTTGCCATTCACCTCCAAGAGAATTGTTTTGTTCGACACTTTAGTGAACAGTAATTCTACTGATGAAATTACGGCTGTTTTGGCCCATGAAATCGGTCACTGGCAAAAAAACCACATCGTTAATATGGTCATCTTTAGTCAATTGCACACCTTCCTCATTTTCTCCCTTTTCACCAGCATCTACAGAAATACATCATTTTACAACACCTTCGGCTTTTTCTTAGAGAAGTCCACTGGCAGTTTTGTTGATCCCGTTATCACTAAGGAATTCCCCATTATCATTGGATTTATGTTATTTAACGACTTATTAACTCCACTCGAATGTGCCATGCAATTCGTGATGAGTTTAATTTCCAGAACTCATGAATATCAAGCTGATGCTTATGCTAAAAAATTGGGCTACAAGCAAAATCTATGTAGGGCTCTAATTGATCTACAAATCAAAAACCTTTCCACCATGAATGTAGATCCTCTGTATTCTAGCTATCATTATTCCCATCCAACTCTAGCTGAAAGATTGACCGCTCTAGACTATGTtagtgaaaagaagaaaaactaa
- the ILM1 gene encoding Ilm1p (hypothetical protein; may be involved in mitochondrial DNA maintenance; required for slowed DNA synthesis-induced filamentous growth) — protein sequence MAQALNSTNIAFFRVAFLFTIAFFCLKNVNSILQNTYFIVLTQAMNLPQLTLSRYSGQLGLFALLFTLNGVHDLIPLLENNVKYFQSVVPVRLLIFFILTSISYLWESNFYVHNNSVFIYCFAEVWINFLLYNAIREEKNEEFKRLNQFMVNDEDIEEPQPFTVKTETTEIIEIINDEENDDEDGKDNDDNNEKGNDDSDAKK from the coding sequence ATGGCTCAAGCCTTGAACTCCACCAATATTGCTTTTTTCAGAGTAGCATTTTTATTCACGATCGccttcttttgtttaaaGAACGTTAATTCTATTTTGCAAAATACATATTTCATAGTCTTAACGCAAGCGATGAATTTACCGCAGTTAACACTGTCACGTTATAGTGGTCAATTGGGTCTTTTCGCTCTTCTGTTTACTCTTAACGGTGTTCATGATCTAATTCCCCTGTTAGAAAACAATGTTAAATACTTCCAATCTGTTGTGCCAGTTAGATtactaattttttttattttgacAAGTATCTCGTACCTTTGGGAGTCAAACTTTTACGTTCACAATAACTCTGTTTTTATTTACTGTTTTGCAGAAGTTTGgataaattttcttttgtataaTGCCATTAGGGAggagaaaaatgaagagtTCAAAAGATTGAACCAATTCATGGTTAATGATGAGGATATTGAAGAACCCCAACCATTTACCGTGAAGACTGAAACCACAGAAATCATTGAAATAAtcaatgatgaagaaaatgacgatgaagatgggaaagataatgatgataacAATGAGAAAGGTAATGATGATAGCgatgcaaaaaaataa
- the JHD2 gene encoding histone demethylase (JmjC domain family histone demethylase; promotes global demethylation of H3K4 and represses noncoding intergenic transcription during sporulation; removes methyl groups added by Set1p; phosphorylation by Tpk2p during glycolysis inhibits activity, nuclear localization, chromatin binding and promotes Not4p Ub-mediated degradation; negatively regulated by H3K14 acetylation; regulates sporulation timing by extending period of active transcription; regulates rDNA silencing; human homolog is JARID1C), which yields MEEIPALYPTEQEFKNPIDYLSNPHIKRLGVRYGMVKVVPPNGFCPPLSIDMENFTFQPRIQNLENLDLKNRCRLFFMKQLNNFKRSVKDPSKLILREPYTIVEYSDSTHASEILKKKVYFYDVFSELIKDNRTLTDTTQSFRRKLKFRDISQLRGDISLWRTISKKFNVPIGLLKEIFEKYIASYYIFLHSLNENVHTALHADQYPKSLLSDDEDDFDLGPDSNSGSDFEEDDDDACIVCRKTNDPKRTILCDSCDKPFHIYCLSPPLERVPSGDWICNTCIVGNGYYGFTQDTHDYSLPEFQEYCKRQNSRLLPARKLSIDELEEMFWSLVTKNRRSSLTTVKYGADIHNELPGQITGFPTREFIPKNINGDELIDYLKYCDHPMNLTNLPMAHNSLLPLFKRNISGMTIPWIYIGSLFSTFCWHMEDQYTLSANYQHEGDPKVWYSIPESGCTKFNDLLNDMSPDLFIKQPDLLHQLVTLISPYDPNFKKSGIPVYKAVQKPNEYIITFPKCYHAGFNTGYNFNEAVNFTIDFWLPYGFGAITDYKLTQKACVFDMFDLMINVLDKYNKDTLLFNDAFVRQCYSSLIVFYNTELKRIRKIQAIVPRTTLLEVHTDPNDEDEEYDIFCSQCKTICSIAFVLRKNNYDSIRTYKRHKKNHLSIRQWNELSTTDSKVSILCTQDYLKSIQNLNNSDGEEPYIDDELYFTKSLKDIDSLIKQVGVKLDR from the coding sequence ATGGAGGAAATTCCTGCCCTGTATCCAACGGAacaagaattcaaaaatccGATCGATTATCTCTCTAACCCCCACATTAAAAGGCTTGGTGTACGATATGGTATGGTCAAGGTCGTACCACCAAACGGGTTCTGCCCGCCACTTTCTATTgatatggaaaattttacttttcaaccaagaattcaaaatctGGAGAACCTAGACCTGAAAAATAGGTGTAGGCTATTTTTTATGAAACAgttaaataattttaaaagatcCGTTAAGGATCCATCGAAACTTATACTTAGGGAACCTTATACGATTGTAGAATATTCAGATTCTACTCATGCATCGGAaatactaaaaaaaaaagtgtacTTTTATGACGTTTTCTCTGAACTAATAAAAGACAATCGGACACTTACTGACACTACACAGTCATTCAGGcgaaaattgaaatttagAGATATTTCCCAATTAAGAGGCGACATCAGTCTATGGAGGACCATTTCTAAAAAATTCAACGTACCAATCGGCTTGTTAAAGgaaatttttgagaaatatATTGCCTCATACTACATATTTCTTCATTCACTGAACGAGAACGTGCACACGGCGCTGCATGCTGACCAGTATCCAAAATCCTTATTAAGTGATGACGAGGACGATTTCGATCTTGGGCCAGATTCGAATTCTGGGTCGGATTTTGAGGaggacgatgatgatgctTGTATTGTTTGTCGCAAGACAAATGATccaaaaagaacaattttATGTGATTCATGTGACAAACCATTCCATATATATTGTTTATCACCACCTTTGGAACGTGTTCCCTCTGGCGATTGGATTTGTAACACTTGTATCGTCGGAAACGGATATTACGGATTCACTCAGGACACGCATGACTATTCTCTACCAGAGTTTCAAGAATATTGTAAACGTCAAAATTCAAGGTTATTACCAGCACGAAAACTGTCTATAGATGAGTTGGAAGAGATGTTTTGGAGCTTAGTGACCAAGAATCGTCGCAGTTCATTAACGACAGTTAAATACGGTGCTGACATACATAACGAATTGCCAGGTCAAATTACCGGCTTTCCGACGAGAGAATTTATACccaaaaatataaatggGGACGAATTGATAGACTACCTCAAATATTGCGATCATCCTATGAATTTAACTAACTTGCCTATGGCTCATAATTCGCTATTACCGttatttaaaagaaatatttctgGCATGACTATTCCTTGGATTTACATAGGCTCCTTATTTTCCACATTTTGTTGGCATATGGAAGATCAGTATACCCTAAGTGCTAACTATCAACATGAAGGTGACCCTAAGGTCTGGTACAGCATTCCCGAATCGGGATGTACGAAATTCAACGATCTATTAAATGATATGTCACCAGACTTATTTATCAAACAACCAGACCTACTGCATCAGCTAGTGACTTTAATATCTCCGTACGATccaaatttcaagaaatcaGGTATTCCTGTGTACAAAGCTGTGCAAAAGCCCAACGAATATATTATCACGTTTCCTAAATGTTACCATGCTGGTTTTAATACAGGTTATAATTTTAATGAAGCTGTCAATTTTACTATAGATTTCTGGCTACCATATGGATTTGGTGCGATTACGGATTATAAATTAACTCAGAAAGCATGTGTTTTTGATATGTTTGATTTAATGATCAATGTTTTGGACAAGTACAATAAAGATACTCTATTGTTCAATGATGCTTTTGTTAGGCAATGTTACTCTTCATTGATCGTCTTTTATAATACTGAATTAAAACGCATACGGAAAATTCAGGCCATTGTACCACGGACAACTCTTTTGGAGGTGCATACTGATCCAaacgatgaagatgaggaatACGATATATTTTGTTCCCAATGTAAGACTATATGTTCAATAGCCTTTGTATTGCGAAAGAATAACTATGATTCAATTAGAACGTATAAAAGACACAAGAAAAACCATTTAAGTATTAGGCAGTGGAATGAACTATCCACGACGGACAGTAAAGTGAGTATCCTGTGTACGCAGGATTACTTAAAATCAATACAAAACTTGAACAATAGCGACGGTGAAGAACCTTATATTGACGATGAATTGTATTTCACTAAGTCTTTGAAGGATATTGACTCTTTAATAAAGCAAGTTGGTGTTAAGTTAGATAGATAG
- the DMO1 gene encoding Dmo1p (hypothetical protein; essential for growth under anaerobic conditions; mutation causes decreased expression of ATP2, impaired respiration, defective sterol uptake, and altered levels/localization of ABC transporters Aus1p and Pdr11p) codes for MRWDVIILYAISRPYATRRTGSHTHPRDSRYIAANQRRPPSACRVGPSPAKQRKDIPIFELLDTTLIKNALFALTSFLYYRTNILTCPFLNFLYLSRTGQLDKFCKDQTVTQILAT; via the coding sequence ATGCGCTGGGATGTTATCATCTTATACGCAATTAGCCGCCCATATGCCACCCGGCGCACCGGGTCGCACACACACCCCCGTGATTCGCGATATATAGCGGCCAATCAACGGCGACCTCCAAGCGCGTGCCGGGTGGGCCCCTCGCCGGCCAAGCAGCGCAAGGATATTCCCATCTTCGAGCTCTTAGATACAACGCTTATAAAGAACGCACTTTTTGCATTAACCTCTTTTTTGTATTACAGAACAAACATTTTAACTTGCCCTTTTTTAAACTTTCTTTATCTCTCCAGGACAGGCCAATTGGATAAATTTTGCAAAGATCAAACAGTAACACAAATTTTAGCAACCTAA